The proteins below come from a single Cottoperca gobio chromosome 11, fCotGob3.1, whole genome shotgun sequence genomic window:
- the znf706 gene encoding zinc finger protein 706, which yields MARGHQKLQSQQKNAKKQAEMKKAKGHDQKTAAKAALVFTCAVCMSQMPDPKTFKQHFESKHPKSPLPPELEGVEA from the exons ATGGCACGCGGGCATCAAAAACTTCAGTCTCAGCAGAAAAACGCCAAGAAACAGGCGGAGATGAAGAAGGCCAAGGGTCATGATCAAAAGACGGCAGCCAAGGCAGCCTTAGTGTTCACCTGCGCTGTGTGCATG TCCCAGATGCCCGACCCAAAAACCTTCAAGCAACACTTCGAGAGCAAGCATCCGAAATCCCCTCTGCCCCCCGAGTTAGAGGGAGTGGAGGCATAA
- the ywhaz gene encoding 14-3-3 protein zeta/delta, with protein MTDKEEQIQRAKLSEQAERYDDMAAAMKAVTEEGSELSNEERNLLSVAYKNVVGARRSSWRVVSSMENKSDDCCKTVLAKEYKEKIEKELNDICSEVLDLLNKHLIPNANSNPDSKVFYLKMKGDYFRYLAEVANGDKKAEIICCSQKAYQEALELSECEMTPTHPIRLGLALNFSVFYYEIVNSPEKACSLAKKAFDEAIALLEKLNPDSYKDSTLILQLLRDNLTLWMSDAQGECDEQEQEQEEKEKEKERRRRRKRRRKRRRKRRRKRRRKRGQLRRTNLQKKKKHQEKHIFYLSPA; from the exons ATGACGGACAAGGAGGAGCAGATACAGAGAGCCAAACTGTCTGAGCAAGCTGAGCGCTATGATGACATGGCTGCAGCCATGAAGGCGGTCACAGAGGAGGGCTCGGAGCTCAGCAACGAGGAGCGCAACCTGCTCTCTGTTGCCTACAAGAATGTGGTGGGGGCTAGGAGGTCCTCCTGGAGGGTGGTGTCCAGCATGGAGAATAAGTCTGATGACTGCTGTAAAACAGTACTGGCCAAAGAGTACAAAGAAAAGATCGAGAAGGAGCTGAACGACATCTGCAGTGAAGTACTG GACCTGCTCAACAAACATCTGATCCCCAATGCTAACTCTAACCCTGACAGCAAAGTCTTCTACCTAAAGATGAAGGGAGACTACTTCCGCTACCTGGCTGAGGTGGCCAACGGAGATAAAAAGGCGG AAATCATCTGTTGTTCACAAAAGGCCTACCAGGAAGCCTTGGAACTGAGCGAATGTGAGATGACACCTACACATCCCATCCGCTTAGGCCTCGCGCTTAACTTCTCTGTCTTCTACTACGAGATTGTCAACTCGCCTGAAAAAGCCTGCAGTCTGGCCAAGAAG gCTTTTGATGAGGCCATTGCCCTACTGGAAAAACTCAACCCTGACTCCTACAAAGACAGCACCTTGATCTTGCAGCTGCTCCGTGACAATCTGACA CTGTGGATGTCAGACGCCCAGGGTGAGTGTGATGAGCAGGAACAGgaacaggaggagaaggagaaggaaaaagagagaaggaggaggcgaAAGAGGAGGCGAAAGAGGAGGCGAAAGAGGAGGCGAAAGAGGAGGCGAAAGAGGGGGCAGCTGAGAAGAACTAATcttcagaagaagaaaaaacatcaagaaaaacacattttttaccTCTCACCAGCctaa